The DNA sequence TTGGTCCCATCGCATGAAACCGCCTACCCGCCACACCGTCACCGCCGCGCTGCCTTACGCCAACGGCCCGCTGCACATCGGCCACATCGCGGGGGCCTACCTGCCGGCCGACATCTACGTGCGCAGCTTGCGCCAGCGGGGCAAGGAGGTGCTTTTCGTCTGTGGCAGCGATGAGCATGGCGCGGCCATCACCATGCGGGCCATCAAGGAGGGCACCACCCCGCAGGCCATCGTGGACAAGTACCACGCGCTCATGGGCCGGGCCTTCACCGACTTCGGCATCCACTTCGACATCTACCACCGCACCAGCAGCGCTCTGCACAAGGAAACCTCGCAGGCGTTCTTCCTGCGATTGCACGAGCAGGGCGCCTTCACCGAACAGCGTGAGGAGCAGTACTACGATGAGGAGGCGAAGCAATTCCTGGCCGACCGTTACATCATGGGCACCTGCCCCAAATGCGCCAACCCCGATGCCTATGGCGACCAGTGCGAGAAGTGTGGGAGTGCGCTCAGTCCCAAGGACCTCATCGATCCGCGCAGCACGCTCAGCGGCGCCAAGCCCGTGCTGCGCCACACCAGCCACTGGTACCTGCCCATGGAGCGCAGCCAGCAGTGGATGGAGGACTGGATCAACACCGGTAAGCTTGACGGCGACCAGCAGCACGATCCCACCGAGTGGAAACCGCAGGTGCTGGGCCAGTGCAACAGCTGGCTGAAGGACGGCCTGCGCCCGCGCGCCATGACACGCGATCTGGATTGGGGCGTGCCCGTGCCGCTGCCCAATGCGGACGGCAAGGTGCTGTACGTATGGCTGGATGCGCCCATCGGCTACATCAGCGCGACGAAGCAGTGGGCCCTGGAAAATGGCGAGGACTGGGAGAAGTGGTGGAAAGCGGATGATACCCGCCTGCTGCACTTCATCGGCAAGGACAACATCGTCTTCCACTGCATCATCTTCCCCATCCTGCTGAAGCTGCACGGTGGCTTCGTGCTGCCACAGAACGTGCCAGCCAATGAGTTCCTCAACCTCGAAGGGCGGAAGATCAGTACCAGCCGCAACTGGGCTGTGTGGCTGCATGAATACCTGGAGCGCTGGCCCGGCCGGCAGGACGAGTTGCGCTACGCGCTGGCCACCATCCTGCCCGAGTTCCGCGA is a window from the Flavobacteriales bacterium genome containing:
- the metG gene encoding methionine--tRNA ligase, with amino-acid sequence MIRPADTFADRWSHRMKPPTRHTVTAALPYANGPLHIGHIAGAYLPADIYVRSLRQRGKEVLFVCGSDEHGAAITMRAIKEGTTPQAIVDKYHALMGRAFTDFGIHFDIYHRTSSALHKETSQAFFLRLHEQGAFTEQREEQYYDEEAKQFLADRYIMGTCPKCANPDAYGDQCEKCGSALSPKDLIDPRSTLSGAKPVLRHTSHWYLPMERSQQWMEDWINTGKLDGDQQHDPTEWKPQVLGQCNSWLKDGLRPRAMTRDLDWGVPVPLPNADGKVLYVWLDAPIGYISATKQWALENGEDWEKWWKADDTRLLHFIGKDNIVFHCIIFPILLKLHGGFVLPQNVPANEFLNLEGRKISTSRNWAVWLHEYLERWPGRQDELRYALATILPEFRDSEFTWKDFQDKNNNELVAILGNFVQRVFVLSHKYYGGKAPASVGNIDLDVALWSAIHAQVEEVAAQVDAFRFRDALLAAMNVARAGNKYLSDNEPWKLEKTDPDRTRTILLNSLNVAAVLSIVLEPFLPHTTATLRRMLGIGTLPWGDAFRTDLIGPGQELGKPEHLFKPITDVEIQPEIDRLHATAPLEQPSTSQPSTSQPAKPPITFDDFTKLDLRVGTIVAAEKVPKADKLLKLAIDIGEAEPRTVVSGIAMHYAPEQLPGQQVVLVANLEPRKMRGVESQGMVLMAEDADGRLVFVEPKEVVKPGGEVR